One segment of Rosa chinensis cultivar Old Blush chromosome 6, RchiOBHm-V2, whole genome shotgun sequence DNA contains the following:
- the LOC112168799 gene encoding BURP domain protein USPL1, which translates to MELSSFKGRIMGSSLAFWCPLLHLLLLVLVMCAQGIAGRKLTEEQLETTHKLMKPMDQKIQAHHSSSHMDHMDPSHMIFFTIKDLKVGKTMPVYFPKRDPSKSPRLLPRSQADSIPFSSKQLPHLLEFFSFSKDSHQAKAMEDTIGQCEIEPIKGETKFCPTSLESMLDFTRSMLGPNTRFTAVATAHLTNSTTLFQNYTILKEPKEIFAPKMVACHSMPYPYAVFYCHSQQSVNKVYKVELGGEDGDRVDAVAVCHLDTSDWSPDHASFSVLRIKPGTSPVCHFFPADNLVWVPTSTSV; encoded by the coding sequence TGTGCTCAAGGAATTGCAGGCAGGAAGCTGACTGAGGAACAGCTGGAAACAACACACAAATTGATGAAACCTATGGATCAAAAAATTCAAGCTCATCATTCATCATCCCACATGGATCACATGGACCCTTCACATATGATTTTCTTCACCATCAAGGACTTGAAAGTTGGGAAAACAATGCCAGTCTATTTCCCAAAAAGAGACCCTTCAAAATCTCCTCGCTTATTACCAAGATCTCAAGCTGATTCAATTCCTTTCTCATCAAAACAACTCCCCCACCTCCTTGAGTTCTTCTCTTTCTCCAAAGATTCTCACCAAGCCAAAGCCATGGAAGACACTATTGGGCAATGTGAGATTGAACCCATCAAAGGAGAAACCAAGTTCTGTCCCACTTCCTTAGAATCCATGCTGGATTTCACTCGTAGTATGTTGGGACCAAACACCCGTTTCACTGCTGTAGCCACTGCCCATCTCACAAATTCAACTACCCTGTTCCAGAATTATACCATTTTGAAAGAGCCTAAAGAGATCTTTGCTCCAAAGATGGTGGCATGTCACAGTATGCCTTACCCTTATGCAGTTTTCTATTGCCATAGCCAACAAAGTGTGAACAAGGTGTACAAAGTTGAATTAGGGGGTGAAGATGGAGATAGAGTTGACGCTGTTGCTGTCTGCCACTTGGATACTTCTGATTGGAGCCCTGATCATGCATCGTTCAGTGTGCTCAGGATCAAGCCTGGGACTTCTCCTGTGTGCCATTTCTTTCCTGCTGATAATCTTGTATGGGTTCCAACATCAACCTCAGTGTAA
- the LOC112172844 gene encoding organ-specific protein P4 has translation MKYSISCFLLVLSIFLFSELTDGRKDMGGYWKSVMNDQPMPEAIKELFSHQDEDVPSLSASTNKDDRFVRDFDIRPNVIIYHSAHHHHAHHEPEEMKHDMEPKPYIQTVNHG, from the exons ATGAAGTATTCCATCTCTTGCTTTCTGCTagttctctccattttcttg TTTTCAGAGCTCACCGATGGGAGAAAGGACATGGGAGGCTACTGGAAGAGTGTGATGAATGACCAGCCCATGCCAGAAGCCATTAAAGAACTCTTCTCCCATCAAGATGAAGATGTGCCATCTCTCTCTGCTTCAACAAACAAGGACGACCGTTTTGTTAGGGACTTCGACATTAGGCCTAATGTCATCATATACCACAGTGCTCATCACCATCATGCTCATCATGAGCCtgaagaaatgaagcatgaTATGGAACCCAAACCTTATATTCAAACTGTCAATCATGGCTGA